A genomic window from Xenorhabdus cabanillasii includes:
- the dut gene encoding dUTP diphosphatase: MMKKIDVKILDPRIGQEFPLPTYATPGSAGLDLRACLDNAVELAPGQTELLPTGIAIHIADEQLAAVILPRSGLGHKHGVVLGNLVGLIDSDYQGQLMISVWNRGDKTFTIEPGERIAQMVFVPVVQAEFNLVEDFESTKRGAGGFGHSGRQ, encoded by the coding sequence ATGATGAAAAAAATCGACGTTAAAATCCTTGACCCCCGCATCGGGCAAGAATTTCCTTTACCGACCTATGCTACTCCTGGTTCTGCGGGCTTAGATTTACGTGCTTGTCTGGATAACGCAGTGGAACTGGCACCTGGTCAGACCGAACTTCTGCCAACAGGGATTGCTATCCATATCGCGGATGAACAATTGGCTGCGGTCATTCTTCCCCGCTCTGGTCTGGGCCATAAACATGGTGTGGTGCTGGGTAATCTGGTAGGACTCATCGACTCTGATTATCAGGGGCAACTGATGATTTCTGTTTGGAACCGTGGTGATAAGACATTCACCATTGAACCGGGCGAACGTATTGCCCAAATGGTTTTTGTGCCCGTTGTACAAGCTGAATTTAATTTGGTTGAAGATTTCGAGAGCACAAAACGCGGAGCAGGTGGTTTTGGTCATTCCGGTCGTCAATAA
- the slmA gene encoding nucleoid occlusion factor SlmA has protein sequence MAEKERTKKKNRREEILQALAHMLESSDGSQRITTAKLAANVGVSEAALYRHFPSKTRMFDSLIEFIEDSLISRINLILQDEKETIPRIRLILILILGFAEKNPGLTRIMTGHALMFEQDRLQNRINQLFERIEVQLRQILKEKKIRDGQGFSYDETILASQLLAFCEGMLSRFVRSEFRYRPTKEFEVRWPLILTQLQ, from the coding sequence ATGGCAGAAAAAGAACGTACAAAAAAGAAAAACAGACGTGAAGAAATCTTGCAGGCACTGGCACATATGCTTGAATCCAGCGATGGCAGCCAGCGTATTACAACTGCAAAGCTTGCCGCCAACGTTGGGGTTTCTGAAGCTGCTCTTTATCGTCATTTTCCAAGCAAAACCCGGATGTTTGATAGCCTGATTGAGTTTATTGAAGACTCTTTAATTTCTCGCATCAACCTGATTTTGCAAGATGAAAAAGAGACCATCCCTCGAATTCGGTTAATTCTGATCCTCATTTTGGGTTTTGCAGAAAAAAATCCAGGTTTAACCCGTATCATGACAGGCCATGCCCTGATGTTTGAACAGGACAGATTGCAAAACCGTATCAACCAACTGTTTGAGCGTATTGAGGTACAGCTTCGCCAAATCTTAAAAGAGAAAAAAATACGGGATGGACAAGGGTTCAGTTATGACGAAACTATACTAGCATCACAATTACTGGCTTTTTGTGAAGGAATGCTCTCTCGTTTTGTTCGCTCTGAATTCCGCTATCGACCAACGAAAGAATTTGAAGTACGCTGGCCCTTGATATTGACCCAACTACAATAA
- the pyrE gene encoding orotate phosphoribosyltransferase, with translation MKAYQREFIELALEKQVLKFGEFTLKSGRQSPYFFNAGLFNTGRDLALIGRFYAAALQDSSIPCDLLFGPAYKGIPIATTTAVALAEHHNIDMPYCFNRKEAKDHGEGGTLVGSPLQGRVVVVDDVITAGTAIRESMEIIKQHGATLSGVILCLDRQERGRETLSAIQEVERDYHCKVFSIITLNDLITYLRENPEMQSHLEAVEAYRREYGI, from the coding sequence ATGAAAGCCTATCAGCGCGAATTTATTGAACTGGCACTGGAAAAACAGGTGCTGAAATTTGGCGAATTTACGCTGAAATCCGGTCGCCAGAGTCCGTATTTTTTCAACGCAGGGTTATTTAACACCGGACGTGATTTAGCGTTGATTGGTCGTTTTTATGCTGCGGCATTGCAGGATAGTAGTATTCCATGTGATTTGCTGTTTGGGCCAGCTTATAAAGGTATTCCAATCGCAACTACAACCGCAGTGGCGCTGGCGGAACATCACAATATTGATATGCCTTATTGCTTTAACCGTAAGGAAGCAAAAGATCATGGGGAAGGAGGAACACTGGTCGGCAGCCCATTACAAGGAAGAGTTGTAGTAGTTGATGATGTGATCACAGCAGGAACCGCTATTCGTGAATCAATGGAAATTATCAAACAACATGGTGCAACGTTGTCTGGAGTTATTTTGTGTTTGGATCGTCAGGAGCGTGGACGGGAAACACTTTCGGCAATCCAGGAAGTTGAGCGTGATTATCACTGTAAGGTCTTCTCTATCATTACCTTGAATGATTTGATTACCTATCTGCGTGAAAACCCAGAAATGCAGTCTCATTTAGAGGCTGTGGAAGCTTATCGCAGAGAATACGGTATTTGA
- the rph gene encoding ribonuclease PH has product MRPAGRAAGQVRPIKITRHYTKHAEGSVLVEFGDTKVLCNASVEEGIPRFLKGQGQGWITAEYGMLPRATNTRNAREAAKGKQTGRTMEIQRLIARSLRAAVDLKKLGEYTITLDCDVIQADGGTRTAAISGACVALVDALDKLVADGKLKKSPFKSMVAAVSVGIVNGEGRCDLEYVEDSAAETDMNVVMMDDGRMIEVQGTAEGEPFSHDELLSLLSLAKEGLTTIFAAQQDALKQDSSKEDSLKQDELKK; this is encoded by the coding sequence ATGCGTCCGGCAGGAAGAGCGGCAGGGCAGGTTCGTCCTATTAAAATAACCCGTCATTACACTAAACACGCGGAAGGTTCGGTGCTGGTTGAGTTCGGGGATACCAAAGTGTTATGTAATGCCTCCGTTGAAGAAGGAATTCCACGTTTCCTGAAAGGCCAGGGGCAGGGCTGGATCACGGCAGAATATGGTATGCTGCCACGAGCGACAAATACCCGTAACGCCCGTGAAGCCGCTAAAGGCAAGCAAACTGGCCGTACCATGGAAATTCAGCGTCTGATTGCCCGCTCACTGCGCGCAGCAGTAGATTTGAAAAAACTGGGTGAATATACCATCACGTTAGATTGTGATGTTATTCAGGCAGATGGAGGTACACGTACTGCCGCTATTTCCGGCGCATGTGTAGCTCTGGTAGATGCGCTGGATAAGCTGGTTGCCGATGGAAAACTGAAAAAAAGCCCTTTTAAATCAATGGTAGCCGCAGTTTCTGTTGGTATCGTTAATGGTGAAGGTCGTTGTGATTTAGAGTATGTAGAAGACTCTGCGGCTGAGACTGATATGAATGTCGTCATGATGGATGATGGCCGAATGATTGAAGTTCAGGGCACGGCAGAAGGTGAACCGTTCAGCCATGATGAATTGCTTTCATTACTTTCCCTTGCGAAAGAAGGATTGACAACTATTTTTGCCGCGCAGCAAGATGCGCTGAAGCAAGATTCTTCAAAAGAAGATTCTCTAAAACAAGATGAATTAAAAAAATAA
- a CDS encoding YicC/YloC family endoribonuclease: MIRSMTAFARRDIKADWGNAAWELRSVNQRYLETYIRLPEQFRSLEPVIRERIRSRLTRGKVECNLRFELDTRTQGTLILNENLAKQLVEAAGWIKQQSNEGEINPVDILRWPGVMAAEEQDLDAISAQLLAELDLALDAFIQSRETEGQELKALIDKRLDAVTEEVSKVRVQMPAILQWQRERLQTKLEEAQIQLENNRLEQELILLAQRIDVAEELDRLAAHVKETRNILKKKEAVGRRLDFMMQEFNRESNTLASKSINADVTNSAIELKVLIEQMREQIQNIE; encoded by the coding sequence ATGATCCGTAGCATGACCGCTTTTGCGCGGCGAGATATCAAGGCAGATTGGGGAAATGCAGCCTGGGAACTGCGCTCTGTCAATCAACGTTACCTGGAAACTTATATACGTCTGCCGGAGCAATTCAGAAGTCTGGAGCCAGTCATCCGTGAGCGTATCCGTTCCCGCCTGACTCGCGGTAAAGTGGAATGTAACCTGCGTTTTGAACTGGATACCCGCACTCAGGGCACACTGATTCTTAATGAAAATCTGGCCAAACAACTTGTTGAAGCAGCAGGCTGGATTAAGCAACAGAGCAATGAAGGGGAAATCAACCCCGTAGATATTCTGCGCTGGCCGGGTGTAATGGCTGCCGAAGAGCAAGATTTAGATGCCATCAGCGCACAACTGCTTGCGGAGCTCGATCTGGCACTGGACGCCTTTATCCAAAGCCGAGAAACTGAAGGGCAGGAGCTTAAGGCACTGATTGATAAACGTTTGGATGCTGTAACTGAGGAGGTCAGCAAAGTCCGTGTACAGATGCCAGCCATCCTGCAATGGCAACGCGAACGGTTACAAACCAAGCTGGAAGAAGCCCAGATTCAGTTGGAAAATAACCGTCTTGAGCAAGAATTGATCTTGTTGGCTCAACGTATTGATGTAGCAGAAGAGCTGGATCGTCTGGCTGCCCATGTCAAAGAAACACGCAATATTCTGAAAAAGAAAGAAGCTGTCGGCCGCCGGCTGGATTTTATGATGCAGGAATTTAACCGCGAATCGAATACATTGGCGTCAAAATCAATTAATGCAGATGTGACAAATTCTGCGATTGAACTGAAGGTATTGATTGAGCAGATGCGGGAACAGATTCAAAATATTGAGTAA
- a CDS encoding lysophospholipid acyltransferase family protein — translation MKKTHKISFMSKCMGAMLSGLCRILTGVRVRWIGCQPSTKSRIYYANHTSHLDGLVIWSGLPSALRHLVHPVAARDYWDKTRLRRYLMHKIFCSVLIERQGENTHKEEVLAPLEGILERKESLIFFPEGTRGDGEQINPFKSGLYYLARKYPDAELVPVYLENLNRVLPKGKILLVPIICSARFGQPLDKLAENESKAAFLQRAQAALEELML, via the coding sequence ATGAAAAAAACTCATAAAATTAGCTTCATGTCAAAATGCATGGGAGCAATGTTATCGGGTCTGTGTCGTATCTTGACTGGTGTGCGGGTGCGATGGATAGGCTGTCAGCCTTCGACCAAAAGTCGTATTTATTATGCTAATCACACCAGCCACCTTGACGGATTAGTAATTTGGTCCGGGCTTCCTTCTGCGTTGCGTCATCTGGTTCATCCGGTTGCCGCCCGTGATTATTGGGATAAAACCCGTCTACGTCGTTATCTGATGCATAAGATATTTTGTTCGGTTTTAATCGAGCGCCAAGGTGAGAATACTCACAAAGAAGAAGTTCTTGCACCGTTGGAGGGGATTCTGGAGCGAAAAGAATCTTTAATTTTCTTTCCAGAAGGGACTCGCGGAGATGGTGAACAAATCAATCCATTCAAGAGCGGTTTGTATTATTTGGCCCGTAAGTATCCTGATGCTGAACTCGTTCCGGTTTATCTGGAAAATTTAAATCGCGTTTTACCAAAAGGAAAGATATTGCTGGTGCCAATTATTTGTTCGGCCAGATTCGGTCAGCCATTGGATAAATTGGCTGAGAATGAAAGTAAAGCCGCATTCTTGCAACGTGCCCAGGCTGCTTTGGAGGAGTTAATGTTATGA
- a CDS encoding phosphatidate cytidylyltransferase translates to MMGVGYNLMLLFGGIFGALIIASVIGGILSFRYAGEKRNATIDNLIARIRGWWMLCIVCVLAVVVGPVGSVILFAVMSFFALREFITLTPTRRGDHEALFWCFFCFIPVQYVLVGMQWYELFSVFIPVYVFLFLPARIAVVGDTTRFLERTAKIQWGMLVTVFAISHAPALLMLDIPEYHGQNIELLLFLMIVVQMSDVWQYVFGKLFGKRPIVPKLSPKKTVEGFIGGILVSVLLGMSLYWVTPFSPWEAGLMSLAITLMGFIGGLCMSAIKRDSGVKDFGEIIEGHGGMLDRIDSLCFSAPIFFHLTRYFYT, encoded by the coding sequence ATGATGGGGGTAGGCTATAATTTGATGCTGTTGTTTGGCGGTATATTTGGTGCATTAATTATTGCCAGCGTGATTGGTGGGATTTTGTCATTCCGTTATGCGGGAGAAAAGCGTAATGCGACTATCGATAACCTGATTGCCCGCATTCGTGGCTGGTGGATGTTGTGTATCGTTTGTGTACTGGCTGTGGTTGTTGGGCCTGTCGGGTCAGTTATATTATTTGCTGTTATGTCTTTTTTTGCCTTGCGCGAATTTATCACTTTAACTCCGACTCGCCGTGGTGACCATGAGGCTTTATTCTGGTGCTTCTTCTGCTTTATACCTGTGCAGTATGTTTTGGTGGGCATGCAGTGGTATGAGCTGTTTTCAGTATTTATTCCTGTTTACGTGTTTCTGTTTTTACCTGCCCGCATTGCTGTGGTCGGTGATACCACTCGTTTTTTGGAGCGCACCGCAAAAATTCAGTGGGGTATGTTGGTAACTGTATTTGCCATTAGTCATGCACCCGCTTTGTTGATGTTGGATATTCCTGAGTATCACGGTCAAAATATTGAGTTATTGTTGTTCCTGATGATCGTGGTGCAGATGTCTGATGTTTGGCAGTACGTGTTCGGGAAATTATTTGGTAAGCGGCCAATTGTGCCGAAATTAAGCCCCAAAAAAACGGTTGAAGGGTTTATTGGCGGTATTTTGGTTTCGGTATTGCTGGGGATGTCACTGTATTGGGTGACGCCATTTTCTCCGTGGGAAGCCGGGCTGATGTCATTGGCTATTACACTGATGGGGTTTATCGGCGGGTTATGTATGTCTGCAATCAAGCGTGACAGCGGAGTGAAAGACTTCGGTGAAATAATTGAAGGTCACGGCGGCATGCTGGATAGAATCGATTCTCTTTGTTTCTCTGCTCCTATCTTTTTCCATCTAACGCGCTATTTTTATACCTGA
- the pfkA gene encoding 6-phosphofructokinase, which produces MINKIKRIGVLTSGGDAPGMNAAIRGVVRAALTEGLEVYGIYDGYLGLYENRMKKLDRFSVSDMINRGGTFLGSARFPEFRDDKVREIAIENMRKGEIDALVVIGGDGSYLGAKKLTEAGFPCIGLPGTIDNDVAGTDYTIGYFTALETIVEAIDRLRDTSTSHKRISIVEVMGRYCGDLTLSAAIAGGCEFIVLPEREIPFDREELLAEIKAGIQKGKRHAIVAITEHVCDVDELAKYIETETRHETRATVLGHIQRGGAPVAYDRILASRMGAYSVQLLLEGYGGRCVGIQNEKLVHHDIIDAVQNMQRLFKKDWLETAKKLY; this is translated from the coding sequence ATGATCAACAAGATTAAAAGAATCGGAGTCTTAACGAGTGGCGGAGATGCGCCGGGTATGAACGCCGCTATTCGTGGAGTTGTTCGTGCCGCTTTAACCGAAGGGTTAGAAGTTTATGGTATTTATGATGGCTATCTGGGGTTGTATGAAAACAGGATGAAGAAGCTCGATCGCTTTAGCGTTTCCGATATGATTAATCGTGGTGGAACGTTTTTAGGATCAGCGCGTTTTCCTGAGTTCAGAGATGATAAGGTGCGGGAAATTGCTATTGAAAACATGCGCAAAGGTGAAATTGATGCGCTGGTGGTGATTGGTGGTGATGGCTCTTATCTGGGAGCGAAAAAGCTGACTGAGGCAGGTTTCCCATGTATCGGTCTGCCCGGTACGATCGACAATGATGTGGCGGGAACAGATTATACTATCGGTTATTTTACGGCACTGGAGACGATTGTTGAAGCGATTGACCGTCTGCGCGATACCTCAACTTCCCACAAACGTATCTCTATTGTTGAGGTAATGGGACGTTATTGCGGTGATCTGACACTATCCGCAGCGATTGCCGGTGGATGTGAGTTTATTGTCCTGCCTGAACGTGAAATTCCTTTTGATCGTGAAGAATTGTTAGCAGAAATTAAAGCTGGTATCCAGAAAGGCAAGCGTCATGCCATTGTCGCTATTACTGAACATGTTTGTGATGTAGATGAGCTGGCAAAATATATTGAAACAGAAACACGCCATGAAACTCGTGCAACGGTATTAGGGCATATTCAGCGTGGTGGTGCGCCAGTGGCTTATGACCGCATTCTGGCATCACGTATGGGGGCTTATTCTGTCCAGTTGTTACTGGAAGGTTATGGTGGTCGCTGTGTTGGTATCCAGAATGAGAAACTTGTCCATCATGATATTATTGATGCGGTGCAAAATATGCAGCGTCTATTTAAGAAGGATTGGCTGGAAACAGCAAAAAAACTCTACTGA
- a CDS encoding sulfate ABC transporter substrate-binding protein encodes MLLLVMLTGGKSWAKDVQLLNVSYDPTRELYQQYNQAFSQYWQQKTGEQVTIRQSHGGSGKQATSVINGLKADVVTLALAYDVDAIAERGSIAKNWLQRLPDNSAPYTSTIVFLVRKGNPKQIKDWSDLIRPDVSVVTPNPKTSGGARWNYLAAWGYSLVHNNQDQAKAKAFVKALYKNVEVLDSGARGATNTFVERGIGDVLIAWENEALLAINALDKEGEGKFEIITPGTSILAEPTVAVVDKVVDKRGTRELATEYLKYLYSPIGQEIAAKNYYRPRDKAIAEKYRAVFPELELFTIDEVFGGWKKAQKEHFVTGGIFDEIIRR; translated from the coding sequence ATGTTATTGCTGGTCATGCTGACAGGAGGAAAGTCGTGGGCGAAAGATGTGCAACTCCTGAATGTTTCTTATGATCCGACGCGTGAGTTGTATCAGCAATATAATCAGGCATTCAGTCAATACTGGCAGCAGAAAACCGGGGAACAGGTAACGATCCGACAATCACATGGTGGTTCAGGCAAACAGGCAACTTCGGTTATTAATGGCCTTAAGGCAGACGTCGTGACATTGGCGTTGGCATATGATGTGGATGCGATTGCAGAGCGTGGCAGTATTGCCAAAAACTGGCTCCAGCGTTTACCGGATAATTCCGCGCCTTACACATCAACGATTGTTTTTCTGGTGAGAAAGGGGAATCCCAAACAGATTAAAGATTGGTCAGATTTGATCCGTCCTGATGTTTCTGTTGTAACACCGAATCCCAAAACGTCCGGTGGTGCACGTTGGAACTATCTGGCTGCCTGGGGATATAGTTTGGTGCACAATAATCAGGATCAAGCTAAGGCAAAAGCGTTTGTGAAAGCGCTGTATAAAAATGTCGAAGTATTGGATTCTGGCGCTCGTGGAGCAACCAATACTTTTGTCGAACGTGGGATCGGTGATGTACTGATTGCATGGGAAAATGAAGCATTGCTGGCGATTAATGCTTTAGATAAGGAAGGTGAAGGAAAATTCGAAATTATCACTCCAGGCACTTCTATTCTGGCAGAGCCAACGGTGGCTGTTGTCGATAAAGTCGTTGATAAACGAGGTACACGCGAATTGGCAACTGAATATCTGAAATACCTTTATTCACCGATTGGACAGGAAATTGCCGCAAAAAATTATTATCGTCCCCGAGATAAAGCCATTGCAGAAAAGTACCGTGCTGTTTTCCCTGAGTTGGAATTATTCACAATTGATGAGGTATTTGGTGGCTGGAAAAAAGCACAGAAGGAGCACTTTGTTACTGGTGGCATATTTGATGAGATTATCCGGCGCTAA
- the tpiA gene encoding triose-phosphate isomerase, with amino-acid sequence MRHPLVMGNWKLNGSTHMVNDLIAGLRKELSNVDGCDVAIAPPTAYVSLAKSALAGSRIALGAQDVSVNLSGAFTGETSAEMLKDVGAKYIIIGHSERRTYHKERDEFIAKKFAVLKEQGLIPVLCIGETEQENEAGQTEAVCARQIDAVLNTLGAEAFKSAVIAYEPVWAIGTGRSATPAQAQAVHKFIRDHIAKQDAAIAEQVIIQYGGSVNAGNAAELFTQPDIDGALVGGASLKADAFAVIVKAAAEAKKA; translated from the coding sequence ATGCGACATCCATTAGTTATGGGTAACTGGAAGCTCAATGGCAGTACCCACATGGTTAACGACCTGATTGCAGGCCTGCGTAAAGAACTGAGCAACGTTGACGGCTGTGACGTCGCTATCGCACCACCAACTGCGTATGTTTCTCTGGCAAAAAGTGCACTGGCCGGCAGCCGTATCGCTCTGGGTGCACAAGATGTTAGCGTTAACCTTTCTGGTGCATTCACAGGCGAAACATCCGCAGAAATGCTGAAAGACGTGGGCGCAAAATATATTATCATCGGCCACTCTGAACGCCGCACTTACCACAAAGAAAGAGATGAGTTCATTGCAAAAAAATTTGCTGTCCTGAAAGAACAAGGTCTTATCCCGGTTCTGTGTATTGGTGAAACCGAACAGGAAAACGAAGCGGGCCAGACTGAAGCAGTATGTGCACGCCAAATTGATGCTGTTCTTAACACATTGGGAGCAGAAGCTTTCAAAAGTGCCGTCATTGCTTACGAGCCAGTTTGGGCAATCGGAACCGGCAGATCAGCAACACCTGCGCAAGCCCAGGCTGTCCATAAATTCATTCGTGATCACATCGCAAAACAAGATGCAGCCATTGCTGAGCAAGTTATCATCCAATACGGCGGCTCTGTTAACGCTGGCAACGCGGCTGAATTATTTACCCAACCAGACATCGACGGTGCTCTGGTTGGTGGTGCATCACTGAAAGCTGATGCTTTTGCTGTTATCGTGAAAGCGGCTGCGGAAGCGAAAAAAGCTTAA
- a CDS encoding DUF1454 family protein, with protein sequence MKTDINKLLVTILIAFSIGLPFSTTAGEPSVTSDVHPQLMYLLPDSPAFEDTIPTFREKYNKKHPETLLHEYKVIAGKDISLPFIRAASKINEKIYSSAVLERGSEKIKSLQITLLPSQNEQEKERNLLLTKQYIVALIGQFEPTLSPEQIKEQTEKLLKTAEKQSFYSRKMGAIRYIIVKSSENIMTFAIEPIKLSLSDVPVNEN encoded by the coding sequence ATGAAAACAGACATAAATAAACTTCTGGTGACAATATTAATCGCTTTTAGCATCGGTTTACCATTCTCAACCACTGCGGGTGAGCCTTCTGTCACATCAGATGTGCACCCGCAACTAATGTATCTCTTGCCAGATTCCCCGGCTTTTGAAGATACCATCCCGACATTCCGGGAAAAATACAACAAAAAACACCCTGAAACTCTTCTGCATGAATATAAAGTCATTGCGGGCAAAGATATCTCACTGCCTTTTATCCGCGCAGCCAGTAAGATCAATGAAAAAATCTACTCTTCAGCCGTATTGGAGAGAGGCAGTGAAAAAATCAAAAGCCTGCAAATTACTTTACTGCCATCCCAAAATGAGCAGGAAAAAGAACGGAACCTTTTGTTGACCAAACAGTATATCGTTGCCTTGATCGGCCAATTTGAACCAACACTTTCTCCAGAACAAATTAAAGAACAAACAGAGAAACTCCTTAAGACGGCAGAAAAACAGTCATTTTACAGCCGGAAAATGGGAGCAATACGCTATATCATCGTAAAAAGCAGCGAAAATATAATGACCTTCGCTATTGAACCGATTAAGCTATCGCTATCTGACGTGCCAGTAAATGAAAATTAG
- a CDS encoding DUF805 domain-containing protein yields the protein MTLQQWGFSFKGRIGRREFWIGIGICFALIFMLLTLHGMNVLPMNYAAVTTALILYPTTAIFSKRLHDRNKRGGWTLLLALAWVLLSLDWGAMAPIWQWGIGRFIPTLIFVMIILDCGVFRGTEGPNRFGESAERVDHISADNPVQKR from the coding sequence ATGACATTACAACAATGGGGATTCTCATTCAAAGGTCGTATTGGGCGACGGGAATTTTGGATCGGAATCGGTATCTGTTTCGCTCTGATTTTTATGCTCCTGACTTTGCATGGAATGAATGTTCTCCCCATGAATTATGCAGCGGTAACCACGGCCTTGATATTGTATCCGACAACAGCAATTTTTTCGAAACGCCTGCATGACCGCAATAAACGTGGTGGATGGACGTTACTGCTGGCATTGGCCTGGGTGTTACTTTCCCTTGATTGGGGCGCAATGGCACCGATATGGCAATGGGGGATTGGCCGTTTTATTCCGACGCTGATTTTTGTCATGATTATACTGGATTGCGGTGTATTCCGTGGAACAGAAGGGCCAAACCGTTTTGGCGAATCGGCAGAAAGGGTTGATCACATTTCTGCTGACAATCCGGTACAAAAACGTTAA
- the fpr gene encoding ferredoxin--NADP(+) reductase, which translates to MANWVTGKVTDIINWTDSLFSIKLRAPIEKFTAGQFAKLALEVEGERIQRAYSYVNSPNNDNLEFYLVTVPEGKLSPRLAALQKGDELLVTEQAAGFFILDEIPDCRNLWMLSTGTAIGPYLSILQQGNDLERFENIVLVHAVRLEQDLSYLPLMQQLEESFQGKLRIQTIVSREKCQNSLMGRIPALIENGEMEAAVGLSMQAENSHVMLCGNPQMVRDTRQLLKEQRGMEKHLRRKPGHVTSEQYW; encoded by the coding sequence ATGGCAAACTGGGTTACAGGAAAAGTCACAGATATAATCAATTGGACAGACTCGTTATTCAGTATCAAGCTACGCGCACCAATAGAAAAATTCACTGCTGGCCAATTTGCAAAACTTGCTCTTGAAGTTGAGGGGGAGCGCATCCAGAGGGCTTATTCTTACGTCAATTCTCCCAATAACGATAATCTTGAGTTTTATTTAGTCACAGTGCCGGAAGGAAAACTCAGTCCGCGACTTGCTGCCTTGCAGAAAGGTGATGAATTGCTGGTCACAGAACAAGCGGCAGGTTTTTTTATCCTTGATGAAATACCTGACTGCCGAAACCTGTGGATGCTCTCGACCGGGACAGCCATCGGGCCTTATCTTTCCATTCTTCAGCAAGGGAATGATTTGGAACGATTTGAAAATATCGTTCTGGTGCATGCCGTCAGGCTGGAGCAGGATTTAAGTTATTTACCACTCATGCAGCAATTAGAAGAATCTTTTCAGGGAAAACTGCGGATTCAAACTATCGTCAGTCGGGAAAAATGCCAGAATTCATTGATGGGGCGGATCCCGGCACTCATTGAAAATGGTGAAATGGAAGCAGCCGTCGGTTTATCAATGCAGGCAGAAAACAGCCACGTGATGCTGTGTGGAAACCCTCAGATGGTCAGAGATACCCGGCAACTTCTGAAAGAACAACGCGGTATGGAAAAACACTTGCGCCGTAAACCGGGCCATGTTACCAGCGAACAATACTGGTAA